In Chthoniobacterales bacterium, a single genomic region encodes these proteins:
- a CDS encoding serine hydrolase domain-containing protein — translation MRRNLALLLAGIVVASQPALRAETLAEQNARVEALLPQLRKRAVAFRRGFDTPGMALAVVTRDRVYPLVTGVCETGRARPIRATTLFQFASMSKPITSTFAAMLVSQGRLGWDSRIHDLLPWFRVAETRPTRLATIRDMLDLRGLPGPAGDFLEGLGLPQRTILDRMQFVSVAENFRKRWEYSNFGVTVGGVAAASVTGQPYPEALQRLLLRPAGMNTATAIYHRFGRTRDRAALHIIVDGKPVPAFVRPTDAQAPAGGVSGSILDIAAFLQLHLNRGVADGRQIVLPSALDACYRRYTDLGKGVRVGTDPRDHAYYGIGWDITVKPDGTEYINHNGAFSAGARTIVSFRRADSIGIVVLTNGFLTLLPEAVVDMFFQLYDTGHVRPGTLTTFRRRAATDGARTGVDTLISGLFGLVNAPAIIDGRPLDAYAGKYRNDFVGDFDVTESFDPESGHNALFFKATARRTNVKVQIIAENGQLAARTPEGGLIGLEFQNFDGTRFNELVIPNLAPLGWQNLARVR, via the coding sequence ATGCGTCGCAATCTCGCCCTCCTCCTTGCCGGCATCGTCGTCGCCAGCCAGCCGGCCCTTCGCGCGGAGACGCTGGCCGAGCAGAACGCGAGGGTGGAGGCGCTGCTCCCGCAACTCCGGAAACGCGCGGTCGCCTTTCGGCGCGGCTTCGACACTCCCGGCATGGCGCTCGCCGTCGTCACCCGCGACCGCGTCTATCCGCTCGTGACCGGCGTTTGCGAGACCGGCCGGGCGCGCCCCATCCGCGCGACGACGCTCTTCCAGTTCGCCTCGATGTCGAAGCCGATCACGTCCACCTTCGCCGCGATGCTGGTGTCGCAGGGCCGGCTGGGCTGGGATAGCCGGATTCACGATCTGCTGCCCTGGTTCCGGGTGGCCGAGACGCGCCCGACGCGCCTGGCCACGATCCGCGACATGCTCGACCTGCGCGGTCTGCCGGGCCCGGCGGGAGATTTCCTGGAGGGCCTCGGCCTGCCGCAACGCACTATCCTCGACCGGATGCAGTTCGTCTCCGTCGCGGAGAATTTCCGCAAACGGTGGGAATACTCGAATTTCGGCGTCACCGTCGGCGGCGTCGCCGCAGCCTCGGTGACCGGCCAGCCCTACCCCGAGGCACTCCAGCGGCTCCTCCTGCGTCCCGCCGGCATGAACACCGCGACCGCCATTTACCATCGATTCGGGCGGACCCGCGACCGCGCCGCGCTGCACATCATCGTCGATGGAAAGCCCGTGCCGGCGTTCGTTCGCCCCACGGATGCGCAGGCGCCGGCTGGCGGCGTGAGCGGCAGCATTCTCGACATCGCGGCCTTCCTCCAGCTTCACCTCAACCGCGGCGTGGCGGATGGCCGCCAAATCGTGCTCCCCTCGGCGCTCGATGCCTGCTACCGCCGCTACACCGACCTCGGCAAGGGCGTGCGGGTGGGCACGGATCCGCGCGACCACGCCTACTACGGCATCGGCTGGGACATCACGGTGAAGCCCGACGGCACCGAATACATCAACCATAACGGCGCGTTCTCCGCCGGCGCCCGCACGATCGTCAGCTTCCGGCGCGCCGACAGCATCGGCATCGTCGTGCTCACGAACGGCTTCCTCACCCTCCTTCCCGAGGCCGTGGTCGACATGTTCTTCCAGTTGTATGACACCGGCCACGTGCGCCCCGGCACGCTGACGACTTTTCGCCGGCGCGCCGCGACGGACGGCGCGAGAACCGGCGTCGACACGCTCATCAGCGGGCTTTTCGGCCTCGTGAACGCCCCTGCGATCATCGACGGCCGCCCGCTCGACGCCTACGCCGGCAAATACCGCAACGACTTCGTCGGCGACTTCGACGTCACCGAGAGCTTCGATCCGGAAAGCGGCCACAACGCCCTCTTCTTCAAAGCCACCGCCCGGCGCACCAACGTCAAGGTGCAGATCATCGCGGAGAATGGCCAACTCGCCGCCCGCACCCCCGAGGGCGGATTGATCGGGCTGGAATTCCAGAACTTCGACGGAACCCGCTTCAACGAACTCGTGATTCCGAACCTCGCCCCGCTCGGCTGGCAGAACCTCGCGAGAGTTCGCTGA
- a CDS encoding alpha/beta hydrolase gives MKLLHFLVIGFLTAVVGHPAALGATAQAREARRACLCDVSAHKVRFITVEPGVQLEVLDWGGRGEPLVLLAGLGDNAHVFDEFAYQLNDRFHIIGITRRGFGRSSQPADGYDVGTRARDDIAVLDALGIDRAIFVGHSIAGTEMNVLGAEWPGRVRKLVYLDALDLGSGGWASLPQPPSAPDLRPADLRSVQTLAAADARDDGYRKPLAALCNFVITSRSGRVVGAVTPPEISRKIIDGLQPADYARIQTPTLGIFNHITPQYRLPYYDDLSAAKRREFDSSIRALSRWNTGAIARFRSGVKNARVVELRDTNHYVFIVDESLVTREIRRFLLGK, from the coding sequence GTGAAGCTTCTTCATTTCCTCGTGATCGGCTTTCTGACTGCCGTCGTCGGCCATCCGGCCGCCCTGGGGGCGACCGCGCAAGCTCGGGAAGCCCGCCGGGCCTGTCTTTGTGACGTCTCCGCCCACAAGGTCCGTTTCATCACGGTAGAGCCAGGCGTGCAGCTGGAAGTGCTCGACTGGGGCGGGCGCGGCGAGCCCCTGGTCCTGCTCGCCGGGCTCGGCGACAACGCGCATGTGTTCGACGAGTTCGCCTACCAGCTCAATGATCGGTTTCACATCATCGGCATCACGCGCCGGGGCTTTGGACGGTCCAGCCAGCCCGCGGATGGTTACGACGTCGGCACCCGGGCCCGCGACGACATCGCCGTGCTCGACGCGCTGGGGATCGATCGGGCCATCTTTGTCGGGCATTCCATCGCCGGCACGGAGATGAACGTGCTGGGCGCCGAGTGGCCGGGCCGCGTGCGGAAACTCGTCTACCTCGACGCGCTGGATCTCGGCTCGGGAGGATGGGCCTCTCTTCCTCAGCCGCCTTCCGCGCCCGATCTGCGGCCCGCGGATCTGCGGTCCGTGCAGACCCTCGCCGCCGCCGATGCCCGCGACGACGGCTACCGCAAACCTCTCGCCGCCCTCTGCAATTTCGTGATCACGTCCCGCTCTGGCCGGGTGGTGGGTGCGGTCACGCCCCCGGAGATTTCCCGAAAGATCATCGACGGACTGCAACCGGCGGACTACGCCCGCATCCAGACGCCCACCCTCGGGATTTTCAATCACATCACTCCGCAGTATCGCCTGCCCTACTACGACGACCTGTCCGCCGCGAAGCGTCGCGAATTCGACAGTAGCATCCGGGCGCTCTCCCGCTGGAACACCGGAGCGATCGCGCGATTTCGCTCCGGTGTGAAGAATGCGCGCGTCGTCGAGCTGCGCGATACGAACCACTATGTGTTCATCGTCGACGAGTCGCTCGTGACCCGCGAAATCCGCCGCTTCCTGCTCGGCAAGTAG
- a CDS encoding Tex family protein, with amino-acid sequence MIEQHLLKVSQELSLQPRQVAATAVLLEEGATVPFIARYRKERTGELDEVAITAIRDRLDQLGELDKRREAIVSSLEERKLLTLELKAKIDAAETLTTLEDLYLPFRPKKRTRATIAKELGLEPLSELLWAQDPATDPEKEAAPHVGASVTVDAKTNTLNSIADVLLGARDILAERMADDATARAKLRDLYLNEGVLKSKVLTGKETEGAKFKDYFDWSEPAAKSPSHRILAIRRGETEGFLYARLTPEESAALGILERLFVKNATPAGEQVKLAAHDCYKRLLGYAMEGEARLFYKKKADEEAIRVFADNLRELLLASPLGQRAVLGIDPGFRTGCKIVLLDKQGKLLANDVIYPEKSDRERMEAAHIIKTCVEKFKVEAIAIGNGTASRETEGFVRKLGLPASVAIVMVSESGASIYSASDVAREEFPDHDVTVRGAVSIGRRLMDPLAELVKLDPKSIGVGQYQHDVDQSALKRSLDDVVVSCVNGVGVELNTASKHLLTYVSGLNSRTAAGIVSHRDSNGPFKSRDELKTVSGLGPKAFEQAAGFLRIRDGAHPLDASAVHPERYPLVDRMAADLGCTVTDLLKDGAKRAKIDPKKYVTDEVGLPTITDILAELAKPGRDPREQFEAFSFAEGVEKMEDLTIGLKLPGIVTNVTAFGAFIDIGVHQDGLAHISQLSDQFVKNPADILKVGQKVMATVTEVDLARKRIALSLKARPELGPQRRGERPQRDNADRGPRREGGQRAAAGGGMGNPFGNVDWFTAAQSKKH; translated from the coding sequence GTGATCGAGCAACATCTCCTCAAAGTCTCCCAGGAACTCAGCCTCCAGCCCCGCCAGGTCGCCGCGACGGCCGTCCTTCTCGAGGAAGGCGCCACCGTTCCCTTCATCGCCCGCTACCGCAAGGAGCGCACCGGCGAACTCGACGAAGTCGCCATCACCGCGATCCGCGACCGTCTCGACCAGCTCGGCGAACTCGACAAGCGCCGCGAGGCCATCGTCAGCTCGCTTGAGGAGCGCAAGCTGCTCACCCTCGAACTGAAGGCGAAAATCGACGCCGCCGAGACGCTCACGACACTCGAGGATCTCTACCTCCCGTTCCGCCCGAAGAAGCGCACCCGGGCCACCATCGCGAAGGAACTCGGCCTCGAACCCCTTTCCGAACTCCTCTGGGCACAGGACCCGGCGACCGATCCCGAGAAGGAAGCCGCGCCGCACGTTGGCGCCAGCGTCACCGTCGACGCCAAGACGAACACGCTCAATTCCATCGCCGACGTCCTCCTCGGCGCCCGCGACATTCTTGCCGAGCGCATGGCCGACGACGCCACCGCCCGCGCAAAGCTTCGCGACCTCTACCTCAACGAGGGCGTCCTGAAATCCAAGGTGCTCACCGGCAAGGAAACCGAGGGCGCGAAGTTCAAGGACTACTTCGACTGGAGCGAACCCGCCGCAAAGTCGCCGTCGCACCGCATTCTTGCCATCCGCCGCGGCGAGACCGAGGGCTTTCTCTACGCGCGTCTCACGCCCGAGGAAAGCGCCGCGCTCGGCATTCTCGAGCGCCTGTTCGTCAAGAACGCCACCCCCGCCGGCGAGCAGGTCAAGCTCGCCGCGCATGATTGCTACAAGCGCCTGCTTGGCTACGCGATGGAGGGCGAGGCCCGCCTGTTCTACAAAAAGAAGGCCGACGAGGAGGCGATCCGCGTCTTCGCCGACAACCTCCGCGAACTCCTGCTCGCCTCGCCGCTCGGCCAGCGCGCCGTGCTCGGGATCGACCCCGGCTTCCGCACCGGCTGCAAGATCGTCCTCCTCGACAAGCAGGGCAAACTCCTCGCGAACGACGTCATCTATCCCGAGAAGAGCGACCGCGAGCGCATGGAGGCCGCGCACATCATCAAGACCTGCGTCGAGAAATTCAAAGTCGAGGCCATCGCCATCGGCAACGGCACCGCCTCCCGCGAAACCGAAGGCTTCGTCCGCAAGCTCGGCCTGCCCGCCAGCGTCGCCATCGTGATGGTGAGCGAATCCGGCGCGTCGATCTACAGCGCCAGCGATGTCGCCCGCGAGGAATTCCCCGACCACGACGTCACCGTGCGCGGCGCGGTCTCGATCGGTCGCCGTCTGATGGATCCCCTCGCCGAGCTGGTGAAGCTCGACCCGAAATCGATCGGCGTCGGCCAATACCAGCACGATGTCGACCAGTCCGCCCTGAAGCGCAGCCTCGACGACGTCGTCGTCTCGTGCGTGAACGGCGTGGGCGTGGAACTCAACACCGCCAGCAAGCACCTTCTCACCTACGTCTCCGGCCTGAACAGCCGCACGGCCGCGGGCATCGTCTCGCACCGCGACTCGAACGGTCCGTTCAAGTCCCGCGACGAGTTGAAAACCGTCTCCGGCCTCGGCCCGAAAGCCTTCGAGCAAGCCGCCGGCTTCCTCCGCATCCGCGACGGCGCGCATCCGCTCGACGCCAGCGCCGTGCACCCCGAGCGTTATCCACTCGTCGACAGGATGGCCGCCGACCTCGGCTGCACCGTCACCGACTTGCTCAAGGACGGTGCGAAGCGCGCGAAGATCGATCCGAAAAAATACGTCACCGACGAGGTCGGCCTCCCGACGATCACCGACATCCTCGCCGAGCTCGCGAAGCCCGGGCGCGACCCGCGCGAGCAGTTCGAAGCCTTCAGCTTCGCCGAGGGCGTCGAGAAAATGGAAGACCTCACGATCGGCCTGAAGCTGCCCGGCATCGTCACGAACGTCACGGCCTTCGGCGCGTTCATCGACATCGGCGTCCATCAGGACGGCCTTGCCCACATCAGCCAGCTCAGCGATCAGTTCGTCAAAAACCCCGCCGACATTCTCAAGGTCGGCCAGAAGGTGATGGCGACGGTCACCGAAGTGGACCTCGCCCGCAAGCGCATCGCCCTCTCGTTGAAGGCCCGGCCCGAGCTCGGCCCGCAGCGCCGCGGCGAACGTCCGCAACGCGACAACGCGGATCGCGGTCCCCGTCGCGAGGGCGGCCAGCGCGCCGCCGCGGGCGGCGGCATGGGCAACCCGTTCGGCAACGTCGACTGGTTCACCGCCGCCCAGTCGAAGAAGCACTGA
- a CDS encoding L,D-transpeptidase family protein: MAHPLFPMLRPVIALWFGFAILGSAAAAEPAASPVPSPTPGPEETFAVAVFEAIADGDVERLRLALNDGGNPEAELPHTAAADALRARYHDEELAYYLRLETGYTPLMFAAAIGNEPAVRLLLAAGADPHRESRKNQTFALWQAARAGHLRIMCILMGIQPGSEPTRYRVRVDLASQRATVWKDETVLLTSPVCSGKESTPTPPGRYLITNKYRQWKSTIYPARMPFFLRLSCRDFGLHAGPQMGYPASHGCVRLPEKTAKELFALLPVGTLVEIR, from the coding sequence ATGGCACACCCCCTGTTTCCCATGCTGCGGCCCGTCATTGCCCTGTGGTTTGGATTCGCGATCCTCGGATCGGCCGCCGCCGCTGAGCCCGCGGCGAGCCCGGTCCCCTCGCCGACTCCCGGCCCGGAGGAAACCTTTGCCGTCGCGGTTTTCGAGGCCATCGCGGATGGGGATGTCGAACGGCTGCGCCTCGCCCTCAACGACGGCGGAAATCCCGAGGCCGAGCTCCCGCACACCGCCGCGGCGGACGCCCTCCGCGCGCGCTACCACGACGAGGAACTCGCCTACTACCTGCGCCTCGAGACCGGCTACACGCCCCTGATGTTTGCCGCGGCCATTGGCAATGAGCCCGCAGTGCGCCTGCTCCTCGCGGCGGGAGCCGACCCCCATCGCGAATCCCGGAAAAACCAGACGTTCGCGCTCTGGCAGGCCGCCCGGGCCGGGCACCTCCGCATCATGTGCATTCTGATGGGCATCCAGCCCGGGTCGGAACCCACGCGCTACCGCGTGCGCGTCGACCTCGCAAGCCAGCGAGCCACCGTCTGGAAGGACGAAACCGTCCTTCTCACCTCCCCGGTCTGCTCCGGCAAGGAGTCCACCCCCACCCCGCCCGGCCGCTACCTCATCACGAACAAATACCGGCAATGGAAATCCACGATTTATCCGGCCCGCATGCCCTTCTTCCTGCGCCTTTCCTGCCGTGATTTCGGTTTGCATGCCGGTCCGCAAATGGGCTACCCGGCCTCGCACGGCTGCGTCCGCCTGCCGGAAAAGACCGCGAAGGAACTCTTCGCCCTCCTCCCGGTCGGCACGCTCGTCGAAATTCGCTAG
- the metH gene encoding methionine synthase has product MTDPTTQALRDLLAERILILDGAMGTMVQRYKLEEADYRGEEFKDWSSDVKGNNDLLCITKPEVIREIHSQYIAAGADIIETNTFSATTIAMADYGMQALVPQLNLAAAKVAREAADACTDRRVFVAGAIGPLNRTLSISRDVNDPGARDVTFEEVVTAYREQIEALVAGGVDILLVETIFDTLNSKAALFAISEFFAETGTRLPVMISGTITDLSGRTLTGQTVEAFLNSVSHFPLLSVGLNCALGPKEMRPYIEELSTKAPFFVSTYPNAGLPDPLSPTGFPETPDTLAPQLEDWAEQGWLNIIGGCCGTTPDHIAAIAKAVRGHKPRAIPARETTLRLSGLEPFTARPEIPFINIGERTNVTGSPRFAKLILAGDYDTALSVARQQVEAGAQIIDINMDEGMLDGAAAMTKFCNLIASEPDISRVPIMVDSSKFEVIEAGLRCIQGKAVVNSISLKVGEEEFKRQAAVVRRYGAAAVVMAFDEQGQADNYERRVEICGRAYRILVEEVGFPPEDIIFDPNVLTVATGIEEHADYALDFIEATRWIKANLPFARVSGGISNVSFSFRGNNAVREAMHSCFLYHAIQAGLDMGIVNAGQLAVYEDVPADLRERIEDVLLNRREDATERLVTFADELKDKASGTKAATADLSWREGPVEERLKHALIKGITDFVDADTEEALAVYGKPLLVIEGPLMAGMSVVGDLFGAGKMFLPQVVKSARVMKKSVAWLTPLMEAERAANPDARTQGRVLMATVKGDVHDIGKNIVGVVLACNNYEVVDMGVMVPCEKILATAKEKNCDVIGLSGLITPSLDEMIHVAKEMTREGFTLPLILGGATTSKAHTAVKIRQHYDHGVVHVLDASRAVNVVSALLSPEQKPAYLAQLDAEYEKLREEHAGRTKEKAMLTFEEAKANAFQIDWAAAGLAVPGKYGVQVFDDFPLEELVEYFDWSPFFHAWELRGRYPAIFEDEFVGAEAKTLYDDARRLLDKIVGKKLFRARGVLALWPANSNGEDIEIYDPADPGARRIVGHFHGLRQQMKKPAGQPNWSLADFVAPKSSGRLDSVGGFAVTAGPEVHDLSEKFKAEHDDYNSLMVSALGDRFAEAFAECLHKRARDLWGFGRTENLTNEEFIREKYRGIRPAPGYPSQPDHTEKRDLFRLLDATTNTGITLTESLAMHPGSSVSGLYFASELAKYFAVGKLEPDQIASYAARKSMPVAEVEKWLGPWLNYEPEG; this is encoded by the coding sequence ATGACCGATCCGACCACCCAAGCCCTGCGCGACCTGCTCGCCGAACGCATCCTCATCCTCGACGGCGCGATGGGCACGATGGTGCAGCGCTACAAGCTGGAAGAGGCGGACTACCGCGGCGAGGAGTTCAAGGACTGGTCGAGCGACGTGAAGGGCAACAACGACCTGCTCTGCATCACGAAGCCGGAGGTCATCCGCGAGATCCACAGCCAATACATCGCGGCCGGCGCGGACATCATCGAGACGAACACCTTCAGCGCGACCACCATCGCCATGGCCGACTACGGCATGCAGGCGCTCGTGCCGCAGCTCAACCTCGCCGCCGCCAAGGTCGCCCGCGAAGCCGCCGACGCCTGCACCGACCGCCGCGTCTTCGTCGCCGGCGCCATCGGACCGCTCAACCGCACGCTCAGCATTTCCCGCGATGTGAACGACCCCGGCGCGCGCGACGTGACCTTCGAGGAGGTCGTCACCGCCTACCGCGAGCAGATCGAGGCCCTCGTTGCCGGCGGTGTGGACATCCTTCTCGTCGAGACGATCTTCGACACGCTCAACTCGAAGGCCGCCCTCTTCGCGATCAGCGAATTCTTCGCCGAGACCGGCACGCGGCTGCCCGTCATGATCTCGGGCACCATCACCGACCTCTCCGGGCGCACCCTCACCGGCCAGACCGTCGAGGCGTTCCTGAATTCCGTCAGCCACTTCCCGCTCCTCTCCGTCGGCCTGAACTGCGCCCTCGGTCCGAAGGAAATGCGCCCCTACATCGAGGAACTCTCGACCAAGGCGCCGTTCTTCGTCAGCACCTACCCGAACGCCGGCCTGCCCGACCCGCTCTCGCCCACCGGCTTCCCCGAGACGCCGGATACCCTCGCGCCCCAGCTCGAGGATTGGGCCGAGCAGGGCTGGCTGAACATCATCGGCGGCTGCTGTGGCACCACTCCGGACCACATCGCCGCCATCGCGAAGGCCGTCCGCGGCCACAAACCCCGCGCCATCCCAGCCCGCGAGACCACGCTCCGCCTCAGCGGTCTCGAGCCCTTCACCGCGCGCCCGGAAATCCCGTTCATCAACATCGGCGAGCGCACGAATGTCACCGGCTCCCCGCGCTTCGCGAAGCTCATCCTCGCCGGCGACTACGACACCGCCCTCTCCGTCGCCCGCCAGCAGGTCGAGGCCGGCGCGCAGATCATCGATATCAACATGGACGAAGGCATGCTCGACGGCGCCGCGGCCATGACGAAGTTCTGCAACCTCATCGCGAGCGAACCCGACATCTCGCGCGTCCCGATCATGGTGGACTCGTCGAAGTTCGAGGTCATCGAGGCCGGCCTGCGCTGCATCCAGGGCAAGGCCGTCGTGAACTCCATTTCGCTGAAGGTCGGCGAGGAGGAATTCAAGCGCCAGGCCGCCGTCGTTCGCCGCTACGGCGCCGCCGCGGTCGTCATGGCCTTCGACGAGCAGGGCCAGGCCGACAACTACGAGCGCCGCGTGGAAATCTGCGGCCGCGCCTACCGCATCCTCGTCGAGGAAGTCGGCTTCCCGCCCGAGGACATCATCTTCGATCCGAACGTCCTCACCGTCGCCACCGGCATCGAGGAGCACGCGGACTACGCCCTCGACTTCATCGAGGCTACGCGCTGGATCAAGGCGAACCTGCCCTTCGCCCGCGTGAGCGGCGGCATCAGCAACGTCTCGTTCTCGTTCCGCGGCAACAACGCCGTGCGCGAGGCCATGCACTCGTGCTTCCTCTACCACGCCATCCAGGCCGGCCTCGACATGGGCATCGTGAATGCCGGCCAGCTCGCCGTTTACGAGGACGTCCCTGCCGACCTCCGCGAACGCATCGAGGACGTCCTCCTCAATCGCCGCGAGGACGCCACCGAACGCCTCGTCACCTTCGCCGACGAACTCAAGGACAAGGCCAGCGGCACGAAGGCCGCCACGGCCGACCTTTCCTGGCGCGAAGGCCCAGTCGAGGAGCGCCTCAAGCACGCGCTCATCAAGGGCATCACCGACTTCGTCGACGCCGATACCGAGGAAGCCCTCGCCGTCTACGGCAAGCCGCTGCTCGTCATCGAGGGCCCGCTCATGGCCGGCATGAGCGTCGTCGGCGACCTCTTCGGCGCCGGAAAGATGTTCCTCCCGCAGGTCGTGAAGAGCGCCCGCGTGATGAAGAAATCCGTCGCCTGGCTCACTCCGCTGATGGAAGCCGAGCGCGCCGCGAATCCCGACGCCCGCACGCAGGGCCGCGTCCTCATGGCCACCGTGAAGGGCGACGTCCACGACATCGGCAAGAACATCGTCGGCGTCGTCCTCGCCTGTAACAACTACGAGGTCGTCGACATGGGCGTGATGGTCCCCTGCGAGAAAATCCTCGCCACCGCGAAGGAGAAAAATTGCGACGTCATCGGCCTCTCCGGCCTCATCACTCCGTCCCTCGACGAGATGATCCACGTCGCGAAGGAAATGACCCGCGAAGGCTTCACCCTGCCGCTCATCCTCGGCGGCGCGACCACGAGCAAGGCCCACACCGCCGTCAAGATTCGCCAGCACTACGACCACGGCGTCGTCCATGTGCTCGACGCCTCTCGCGCCGTCAACGTCGTCAGCGCCCTCCTCAGCCCCGAGCAAAAGCCCGCCTACCTCGCCCAGCTCGACGCCGAATACGAGAAGCTCCGCGAGGAACACGCCGGCCGCACGAAGGAGAAGGCCATGCTCACCTTCGAAGAGGCAAAGGCGAACGCCTTCCAGATCGACTGGGCCGCCGCCGGCCTCGCCGTGCCCGGGAAATACGGCGTGCAGGTGTTCGACGACTTCCCGCTCGAAGAGCTGGTGGAATATTTCGACTGGTCGCCGTTCTTCCACGCGTGGGAACTCCGCGGCCGCTATCCCGCGATCTTCGAGGACGAATTCGTCGGCGCCGAGGCGAAGACGCTTTACGACGACGCCCGTCGCCTGCTCGACAAAATCGTCGGCAAAAAACTCTTCCGCGCCCGCGGCGTGCTCGCCCTCTGGCCTGCAAACAGCAACGGCGAGGACATCGAAATCTACGATCCCGCCGATCCCGGGGCGCGCCGGATCGTTGGCCACTTCCACGGCCTGCGCCAGCAAATGAAAAAGCCCGCCGGCCAGCCGAACTGGTCGTTGGCGGATTTCGTCGCGCCGAAATCCTCCGGCCGACTCGATTCCGTCGGCGGCTTCGCCGTCACCGCCGGCCCCGAGGTCCACGATCTCAGCGAAAAATTCAAGGCCGAGCACGACGACTACAATTCGCTCATGGTCAGCGCGCTGGGCGACCGCTTTGCCGAGGCCTTCGCCGAGTGCCTGCACAAGAGGGCGCGCGATTTGTGGGGCTTTGGCCGCACCGAAAACCTCACGAACGAGGAGTTCATCCGCGAAAAATACCGCGGCATCCGCCCCGCGCCCGGCTACCCGTCGCAACCCGACCACACCGAGAAGCGGGATCTCTTCCGCCTGCTCGACGCCACCACAAACACCGGCATCACCCTCACCGAATCGCTGGCCATGCACCCCGGCAGCAGCGTGAGCGGCCTCTACTTCGCGAGCGAACTGGCGAAATATTTCGCCGTCGGCAAACTTGAGCCCGACCAGATCGCGAGCTACGCCGCGCGCAAATCGATGCCTGTCGCCGAGGTCGAAAAATGGCTCGGCCCCTGGCTCAACTACGAGCCCGAAGGCTGA